Proteins encoded together in one Gemmatimonadaceae bacterium window:
- the rsmA gene encoding 16S rRNA (adenine(1518)-N(6)/adenine(1519)-N(6))-dimethyltransferase RsmA: protein MAPRLPPVRKSLGQHFLNDRRILGRIADALELRGSELVIEIGPGRGALTEILLERAGHIVAIEYDRALAALLRERYSGDSRVTIVEHDVLDLNFGELAKGPYVLVGNVPYYITTPILFRSLTRPRPERAVYLVQREVAERIVSPPGNREYGALSVNVQAVAKAELLFHVSRGAFHPPPRVDSAVLRLTPRVDPVISASEEQEFRSFVQAAFGMRRKQMRRVLRELWNLDAANAERILAAAQIDPAVRPETLSPVEFARLLGDESASRPQ, encoded by the coding sequence ATGGCGCCTCGACTACCACCGGTCCGGAAAAGCCTCGGTCAGCATTTTCTCAACGATCGACGAATCCTTGGCCGCATTGCGGATGCACTCGAGCTCCGGGGGTCGGAGCTGGTCATCGAGATCGGGCCGGGGCGTGGGGCGCTGACGGAGATATTGCTCGAGAGGGCGGGACACATCGTCGCGATCGAGTACGACCGGGCGCTGGCGGCATTGCTTCGCGAGCGGTATTCAGGCGACTCGCGCGTCACGATCGTGGAGCACGACGTGCTCGACCTGAACTTCGGCGAACTGGCGAAGGGCCCGTACGTCCTCGTCGGCAATGTGCCGTACTACATCACGACGCCGATTCTATTTCGGAGCCTGACGCGGCCGCGGCCCGAACGCGCCGTCTATCTCGTGCAGCGAGAAGTCGCCGAGCGGATCGTTTCGCCGCCGGGCAATCGCGAGTACGGTGCGTTGTCTGTGAACGTACAGGCGGTGGCGAAGGCCGAGTTGCTCTTTCACGTGAGCCGCGGCGCATTCCATCCTCCTCCGCGAGTTGACAGCGCGGTGCTTCGCCTAACGCCGCGCGTCGATCCGGTGATCTCCGCGTCGGAGGAACAGGAGTTCCGATCATTCGTCCAAGCCGCCTTTGGCATGCGACGCAAGCAGATGCGCCGCGTACTGCGCGAGCTCTGGAATCTCGACGCGGCTAACGCCGAGCGGATACTCGCTGCGGCGCAAATAGATCCTGCTGTCAGGCCGGAGACTCTTTCGCCGGTTGAATTCGCGAGGTTGCTCGGAGACGAGTCAGCGAGCAGGCCACAATGA
- a CDS encoding redox-sensing transcriptional repressor Rex: MAKRIADSTVRRLSAYLRFLEDFENRGLETISSEELAQRGGTTSAQVRKDLSFFGSFGKRGLGYSVPELAGRLREILGLGREWKVIIIGAGKIGAALAQYRGFRQRGFQILAAYDANEEKIGLKLEGIPVRDIAQLERDVKQDHPDIAVLTVPGDEAQRVLDRIVKTGIKAILNFAPTQLQAPPDVTVKTVNMAMELEGLSYALTNRE; this comes from the coding sequence GTGGCGAAACGCATCGCTGATTCGACCGTTCGACGTCTCTCCGCGTATTTGCGCTTCCTCGAAGACTTCGAGAACCGAGGTCTCGAGACCATCTCGAGCGAGGAGCTCGCGCAGCGCGGCGGGACGACTTCGGCGCAGGTGCGGAAAGACCTGTCCTTCTTCGGGTCGTTCGGAAAGCGCGGATTGGGTTACTCCGTGCCCGAACTGGCGGGCCGCTTGCGCGAGATCCTCGGCCTTGGCCGCGAGTGGAAAGTGATCATCATCGGCGCCGGCAAGATCGGCGCGGCGCTCGCGCAGTATCGTGGCTTTCGGCAGCGCGGATTCCAGATCCTGGCCGCCTATGATGCGAACGAGGAGAAGATCGGTCTCAAGCTCGAGGGAATCCCGGTGCGCGACATCGCGCAGCTCGAGCGTGACGTCAAGCAGGATCACCCGGACATCGCGGTCCTCACCGTCCCCGGCGACGAGGCGCAGCGCGTGCTCGACCGCATCGTGAAGACCGGGATCAAGGCAATTCTCAACTTCGCTCCGACGCAGCTCCAGGCGCCGCCCGACGTCACGGTGAAGACCGTGAACATGGCGATGGAGCTGGAGGGGCTCAGCTACGCGCTGACGAACAGAGAGTAG
- a CDS encoding arginine deiminase family protein: MSVHVSSEIGRLRSVVVHSPGPELCAVTPTNRAEFLYDDIIDSDSAQREHRRFLAILERFAKVYEVRDLLADVLANADARELLIRETMDIVPSEPLARDLSQLDAQTIVRLLIEGREEPPGPLAKSLNEVGYVLPPVPNLFFTRDSCTATGKHVLIGSMRYAIRWTEAIIMKTIFLHHPQLANAGILYDGASERRVNYTLEGGDVHALRNDLVLIGFSERSSPAGIDQLASLFFEQTDVTDILVVVMPKVTTAIHLDMVFTQVDRELCVVYPPHFIGPERLPVLHWHKGETTLREPTSIFAALKACGMPMEPISCGGRHRTTQEREQWASGCNFVALRPGVVMSYQRNEMTLHEMQKMGFRVISGVSFLTGEERIAEGDRAVISFEGSELLRGGGGPRCMTCPVQREDPWD, from the coding sequence ATGTCGGTCCACGTCTCGTCCGAAATCGGGCGCCTGCGCAGTGTCGTGGTGCATTCCCCGGGTCCCGAGCTCTGCGCTGTGACACCGACGAACCGGGCCGAATTCCTTTACGACGACATCATCGACTCCGACAGCGCCCAGCGTGAGCACCGGCGCTTTCTGGCCATTCTCGAGCGATTCGCGAAGGTCTATGAGGTCCGCGACCTCCTCGCAGACGTGCTCGCCAACGCCGACGCGCGCGAGCTCCTCATTCGCGAGACGATGGACATCGTCCCCTCGGAGCCGCTCGCCCGCGACCTGAGCCAGCTCGACGCGCAGACGATCGTCCGCCTGCTGATCGAAGGGCGCGAGGAGCCGCCGGGACCGTTGGCCAAGTCGCTCAACGAAGTCGGCTATGTGCTGCCACCCGTTCCAAACCTTTTCTTCACGCGTGACAGCTGTACGGCGACCGGAAAGCACGTGCTCATCGGATCGATGCGCTACGCGATCCGCTGGACGGAAGCGATCATCATGAAGACGATCTTCCTCCATCATCCGCAGCTGGCGAACGCGGGGATTCTCTACGATGGCGCCTCGGAGCGGCGGGTGAACTACACGCTCGAGGGCGGCGACGTGCACGCACTGCGCAACGACCTCGTCCTCATCGGGTTCAGCGAACGCTCAAGTCCCGCCGGGATCGATCAGCTGGCGAGCTTGTTCTTCGAGCAGACCGACGTCACCGATATTCTGGTGGTCGTGATGCCGAAGGTAACGACGGCCATTCATCTCGATATGGTATTCACGCAAGTCGATCGTGAGCTGTGCGTCGTCTACCCGCCCCATTTTATCGGACCCGAGCGCTTGCCCGTGTTGCATTGGCACAAAGGCGAGACGACGCTGCGCGAGCCGACGAGCATCTTCGCCGCGCTCAAGGCGTGCGGGATGCCCATGGAGCCGATCTCGTGCGGCGGTCGTCATCGCACGACGCAGGAGCGAGAGCAGTGGGCCTCCGGCTGCAACTTCGTGGCGCTTCGCCCGGGTGTGGTGATGTCCTATCAACGCAACGAGATGACGCTGCACGAAATGCAGAAGATGGGATTTCGCGTGATCTCCGGCGTTTCGTTCCTCACCGGTGAAGAGCGCATCGCCGAGGGCGACCGCGCGGTGATCTCGTTCGAGGGGTCGGAGCTCCTGCGCGGTGGCGGCGGCCCGCGGTGCATGACGTGTCCCGTGCAGCGGGAGGATCCGTGGGATTGA
- a CDS encoding 3'-5' exonuclease encodes MGLREASSGVTVQPRDTLLTLRAVDYLASGPADARTLISHVCQLPTMPAAVAEHMARALLAGHSRFVREPDGRWGLVRDVEFPSTEALAGLSYAVVDVEATGGRTFGGDRITEIAVVEVRNGVATTLIDTLVNPQRPIPPWISSLTNISADMVRHAPVFSEICDQLLGALDGRVFVAHNVNFDWRFLNMEIERATGRTLAGRRLCTVRLVKKLLPQLRRRSLDYVAMHYDVEITRRHRAGGDAEATAQVFLRLLEDARREGCETWHDMQHLLIRPIPVRHRRRRPPALPRPVDKDTTA; translated from the coding sequence GTGGGATTGAGGGAGGCGTCGTCAGGCGTCACGGTTCAGCCGCGGGACACGCTACTGACACTTCGTGCAGTCGATTATCTCGCGAGCGGGCCCGCTGATGCGAGAACACTCATCTCCCACGTCTGCCAGCTGCCGACGATGCCGGCGGCGGTCGCGGAGCACATGGCAAGGGCGCTGCTCGCCGGCCATAGCCGCTTCGTTCGCGAGCCCGACGGACGTTGGGGGCTGGTCCGCGACGTGGAATTCCCGTCGACCGAAGCGCTGGCCGGATTATCCTATGCCGTCGTCGACGTCGAGGCGACGGGCGGCCGAACCTTCGGTGGCGACCGGATCACCGAGATCGCGGTCGTCGAGGTCAGGAATGGCGTCGCGACGACCCTGATCGACACGCTCGTCAATCCGCAGCGGCCGATTCCGCCCTGGATCTCGAGCCTGACGAACATCTCGGCGGACATGGTGCGTCACGCGCCGGTGTTCTCCGAAATCTGCGATCAGCTCCTCGGCGCACTGGACGGACGCGTGTTCGTCGCGCACAACGTGAACTTCGATTGGCGTTTTCTCAACATGGAAATCGAGCGCGCGACCGGTCGCACGCTCGCTGGACGCCGGCTCTGCACCGTCCGACTCGTAAAAAAGCTGTTGCCACAGCTTCGCCGACGGTCACTCGATTACGTCGCCATGCACTACGACGTCGAGATCACGCGTCGTCATCGCGCCGGCGGTGATGCCGAGGCAACGGCGCAGGTCTTTTTGCGATTGCTCGAGGACGCGCGACGTGAGGGATGTGAGACCTGGCACGACATGCAGCACCTCCTGATCCGACCGATCCCCGTGCGTCATCGCCGCCGGCGCCCGCCGGCTCTCCCACGACCCGTCGACAAGGACACGACGGCATGA
- a CDS encoding MBL fold metallo-hydrolase, translating to MTPAVDTAPTRLGPRIETRRLGRWTIHAIQAGGQKLDGGAMFGVVPKPLWQKRIVPDERNRIQLGMRCLLIEHDVGPVLIDTGAGNKESEKFYDIYCVENRGEHGPTALEDGLFEIGVRPEDVALVINTHLHFDHAGGNVVLEANGQLRPAFPNARYLVQAGEYEFATHVNERTAGSYFAHNFVPIAETNRYDFIKGEREIVPGITSVHTPGHTPWHQSLLLESAGERAVYLGDLIPTTAHLPLPWIMGYDVEPLVTLETKRRILTRARAEDWLLVFEHDAATGFAKANEVIRG from the coding sequence ATGACTCCGGCCGTTGACACGGCGCCCACTCGTCTTGGCCCGCGCATCGAGACGCGACGGCTGGGCCGCTGGACCATTCACGCGATTCAAGCTGGCGGGCAGAAGCTCGACGGCGGCGCGATGTTCGGCGTCGTCCCGAAACCCCTCTGGCAAAAGCGCATTGTGCCTGACGAGCGAAATCGCATTCAGCTCGGTATGCGCTGCCTGCTGATCGAGCACGACGTGGGTCCCGTCCTGATCGACACCGGGGCCGGCAACAAGGAGAGCGAAAAGTTCTACGACATCTACTGTGTCGAGAATCGCGGCGAGCACGGACCCACGGCGCTCGAGGACGGTTTGTTCGAGATCGGCGTGCGGCCCGAGGATGTGGCGCTCGTGATCAACACACATCTCCACTTCGATCACGCCGGCGGGAATGTCGTGCTCGAGGCGAACGGACAATTGCGTCCTGCATTCCCGAACGCGCGTTATCTGGTACAGGCAGGCGAGTACGAGTTCGCGACGCATGTCAACGAGCGGACGGCGGGCAGTTACTTCGCGCACAATTTCGTCCCGATCGCCGAGACAAATCGGTACGATTTCATCAAGGGCGAGCGCGAGATCGTGCCCGGTATTACGTCGGTGCACACCCCGGGGCACACGCCCTGGCATCAGAGTTTGCTCCTCGAGTCCGCTGGCGAGCGGGCAGTCTATCTGGGCGATCTCATCCCGACGACGGCACACCTGCCACTGCCGTGGATCATGGGGTATGACGTGGAGCCGTTGGTGACGCTGGAGACGAAGCGCCGAATTCTCACGCGTGCGCGTGCGGAGGACTGGCTCCTGGTCTTCGAGCACGACGCAGCGACGGGGTTTGCGAAAGCGAATGAGGTAATTAGGGGCTAG
- the infC gene encoding translation initiation factor IF-3, whose translation MQDTTKRVRVNRMIRITPVRVIGADGSQLGILEVDAALRMAEEQGLDLVEVAATARPPVVRIMDYGKYKFEMAKQARVAKKKQHVIELKEVKFRPGIDDHDFDTKVRHARRFLEEKNKVKVTMMFRGRQVAHPELGQAVLDRVADALSENSKIESAGRLEGKSMTMILAPK comes from the coding sequence ATTCAGGACACAACGAAACGCGTGCGGGTCAACCGCATGATCCGCATCACCCCGGTTCGCGTCATTGGGGCTGACGGCTCACAGCTTGGCATTCTCGAGGTCGATGCCGCATTGCGCATGGCGGAGGAACAAGGCCTCGATCTGGTCGAAGTGGCTGCAACCGCACGTCCGCCAGTGGTCCGGATCATGGACTACGGCAAGTACAAATTCGAAATGGCGAAGCAAGCACGCGTCGCCAAGAAAAAACAGCACGTCATCGAGCTCAAGGAAGTGAAGTTCCGGCCGGGCATCGACGATCACGATTTCGATACCAAGGTGCGTCACGCCCGCCGATTCCTCGAGGAGAAGAACAAGGTCAAGGTGACGATGATGTTCCGCGGTCGGCAGGTGGCCCACCCCGAGCTCGGGCAGGCCGTACTCGACCGCGTGGCAGACGCGCTCTCGGAGAACTCCAAGATCGAGAGCGCGGGTCGGTTGGAAGGAAAGTCAATGACGATGATTTTGGCGCCGAAATGA
- the rpmI gene encoding 50S ribosomal protein L35, giving the protein MKMKTHKGAKKRFKITGSGKIKRMRAFKSHILTKKDAKRKRRLRQADLVSTNGEIKHIKRLLQA; this is encoded by the coding sequence ATGAAGATGAAAACGCACAAGGGCGCGAAGAAGCGCTTCAAGATTACAGGCTCGGGAAAGATCAAGCGCATGCGCGCCTTCAAGAGCCACATCCTCACGAAGAAGGATGCGAAGCGGAAGCGCCGACTTCGCCAGGCCGACCTCGTGTCGACCAACGGCGAGATCAAGCACATCAAGCGACTGCTTCAGGCTTAA
- the rplT gene encoding 50S ribosomal protein L20: MPRARSGVPRLKRKNQIMKAARGAFGGRSKLWKAAKENVERGWKYAYRDRKAKKRDFRRLWITRINAAAHQNDMSYSVFMNGLKKAGIEVDRKMLADLAVHDPAAFTALAEKARSA, translated from the coding sequence ATGCCTCGCGCACGATCCGGTGTTCCGCGTCTGAAGCGGAAGAATCAAATCATGAAAGCAGCTCGCGGCGCCTTCGGCGGCCGGAGCAAGCTGTGGAAGGCAGCGAAGGAGAACGTCGAGCGCGGTTGGAAATACGCCTATCGCGACCGCAAGGCGAAGAAGCGTGACTTCCGGCGTCTCTGGATCACGCGCATCAACGCCGCCGCGCACCAGAACGACATGAGCTACAGCGTGTTCATGAACGGTCTCAAGAAGGCCGGCATCGAAGTCGATCGAAAGATGCTCGCCGACCTCGCGGTTCACGATCCGGCGGCGTTTACCGCGCTCGCCGAGAAGGCGCGCTCCGCTTAG
- a CDS encoding phenylalanine--tRNA ligase subunit alpha, whose protein sequence is MALSLLPEKPNLSEFVELSGVLATRAFKAFGNASSLGQLEEARIEYLGDQRGELRQFQVALGKLAKEDRPSAGRQFNLVKQQITEAYESRKRELTERGTRAAQLADPTMPARRQWRGAKHPVTLVIEEIEGIFRELGFTIATGPEAETEWYNFGSLNFPPNHPAMDLHDTLYLTGDVVLRTHTSPVQTRTLQRYAPPIRVLIPGRVYRRDFFDPSHAPAFEQIEGLCVDEGISFVDLKATLTRFANRFFGKRPTRFRPSFFPFTEPSAEMDVQCGVCGGSGCAVCKQTGWVEILGSGMVHPTVLEAAGVDSERYTGWAFGMGPGRIAISRYGIPDIRVLYDSDVRFLEQAAAQLSAQVDA, encoded by the coding sequence ATGGCGCTAAGTCTGCTGCCTGAAAAGCCGAACCTCTCGGAGTTCGTGGAACTCTCTGGCGTGCTCGCCACGCGCGCATTCAAAGCATTCGGGAACGCGAGCTCACTCGGGCAGCTCGAGGAGGCTCGCATCGAATATCTCGGCGATCAGCGCGGTGAGCTGCGCCAGTTCCAGGTCGCGTTAGGCAAGCTGGCGAAGGAAGATCGGCCGAGCGCCGGACGGCAGTTCAATTTGGTCAAGCAGCAGATCACGGAGGCGTACGAATCACGCAAGCGTGAATTGACGGAGAGGGGGACGCGAGCGGCGCAGCTCGCCGATCCGACGATGCCCGCACGACGCCAGTGGCGCGGCGCGAAGCATCCGGTCACGCTCGTCATCGAAGAGATCGAGGGAATTTTCCGCGAGCTCGGGTTCACGATCGCTACCGGTCCGGAAGCCGAGACCGAGTGGTACAACTTCGGCTCGCTGAACTTCCCGCCGAACCACCCGGCGATGGACCTTCACGACACGCTGTATCTGACCGGCGACGTCGTGTTGCGTACGCATACGTCGCCGGTGCAGACGCGGACGCTGCAGCGGTATGCGCCGCCGATTCGCGTGTTGATTCCTGGCCGGGTCTATCGTCGAGACTTCTTTGATCCCTCGCACGCGCCGGCGTTCGAGCAGATCGAAGGCCTCTGCGTCGACGAAGGCATCAGCTTCGTCGATCTGAAAGCCACGCTCACGCGCTTCGCGAACCGATTCTTCGGCAAGCGGCCGACGCGCTTTCGCCCGAGCTTTTTCCCATTCACGGAACCCTCCGCGGAGATGGACGTGCAGTGCGGCGTGTGTGGCGGCTCGGGCTGCGCCGTCTGCAAGCAGACCGGCTGGGTCGAGATCCTCGGTTCGGGAATGGTTCACCCAACGGTGCTCGAGGCCGCGGGTGTCGATAGCGAGCGATACACGGGGTGGGCATTCGGCATGGGTCCGGGGCGCATTGCCATCAGTCGTTATGGCATTCCGGACATTCGCGTCCTCTACGACTCCGACGTGCGATTCCTGGAGCAGGCCGCGGCGCAACTCTCCGCCCAGGTCGACGCGTGA
- the pheT gene encoding phenylalanine--tRNA ligase subunit beta, translated as MNVSYDWLRAFVPFHETPAKLRDLITSRVATVDELVPLAADLSAIVVARVVEAGPHPDSDHLWVTKVDAGGGALLDVVCGAPNVKPGTLYPFAPAGTTMPNGLKIEKRRIRGQTSNGMLCSPRELGLGDDQQGIMELSVDVAPGTPFLRIMPVGDTRLVIDVSPNRPDLLSHIGVAREIAAAVDSPLSLPPIEGAAAKIPAATRVRGKGRTGDIEVRFDEEGLARRYMAVVIRGIRVGPSPEWLVNRLAAVGSRSVNNVVDATNYVLHELGQPTHAFDRQKLGGSAVVVRRARAAERLTTLDGAEHALTDAMTVIADAARPQALAGVMGGRDSEVTESTTDLLLEVASFDPQRTRSTRRSLGLSTDASYRFERGVDPNLAPVALERTAQLIIAVAGGRVEDAPVDIYPGEQLPSPLTLRASRVGKVLGEPVAAEDTASLLRSIGFDARVESRDVVRVMAPSWRSDILREIDLIEEVARLRGYDSFPDEIRPFRAGNVPDDPQWLVARRVRDVLVGAGLLETRPMPFVSGASKGFVRVANPLNENEPYLRRDILDTLARRAEFNVGRMQGDVRLFEIGSVFMATADAMPREELHVGALIMGRRRPSHFSDPKTDEFERAMTFDQWDAKALAELAAGETFRGAVITLEEGKDVELWRIVVDGTAVGLVRQVALDAQVWAKPAFGVEVSLGVIDSSIVAPAGENAHRAPEYPSIKVGPFIPLPSQPASPIDIALLVPDGVKAHDIEKAIRSVSGDTLESVVLVDEYAGKNIESGHRSLAWRLTFRHPERTLSAKEIEGRRTNVLRHLEKMLNVRARTN; from the coding sequence GTGAACGTCTCGTACGACTGGCTGCGCGCGTTCGTCCCGTTCCACGAGACGCCGGCGAAGTTGCGTGATTTGATAACGTCGCGAGTGGCGACCGTCGACGAGCTCGTGCCGCTCGCGGCCGACCTGAGCGCGATCGTCGTGGCGCGCGTCGTGGAAGCGGGTCCGCATCCGGATTCCGACCACCTCTGGGTCACGAAGGTCGATGCCGGCGGCGGCGCGCTGCTCGACGTCGTCTGCGGAGCGCCTAACGTCAAGCCGGGCACGCTCTATCCGTTCGCGCCGGCTGGCACGACGATGCCTAACGGCTTGAAGATCGAGAAGCGCCGCATCCGCGGCCAGACGTCGAACGGCATGCTCTGTTCTCCGCGCGAGCTCGGACTCGGCGACGATCAGCAGGGCATCATGGAGCTCTCCGTCGACGTGGCGCCCGGAACGCCGTTTCTCCGGATCATGCCGGTCGGCGACACCCGGCTCGTCATCGACGTGAGTCCCAATCGGCCCGACCTGCTCTCCCACATCGGCGTTGCGCGAGAGATTGCCGCGGCCGTCGACTCACCGCTCTCGTTACCGCCGATCGAAGGTGCGGCCGCGAAGATTCCCGCCGCGACGCGCGTTCGCGGCAAGGGACGGACCGGTGACATCGAGGTGCGCTTCGACGAGGAGGGGCTCGCGCGACGATACATGGCCGTGGTCATTCGCGGCATTCGCGTTGGACCGAGCCCCGAATGGTTGGTGAATCGGCTCGCGGCCGTCGGATCGCGGTCCGTCAACAACGTCGTCGACGCGACGAATTACGTGCTCCACGAGCTCGGCCAGCCGACGCACGCCTTCGATCGCCAGAAGCTCGGCGGCTCGGCGGTAGTCGTGAGGCGCGCCCGCGCCGCGGAGCGCCTCACGACGCTCGATGGCGCAGAGCACGCGCTCACCGACGCAATGACGGTGATTGCCGACGCCGCGCGTCCGCAAGCACTGGCGGGCGTCATGGGAGGGCGCGACAGCGAGGTGACCGAATCGACGACGGATCTTTTGCTCGAGGTCGCGAGCTTCGATCCGCAACGAACGCGATCGACGCGTCGCTCGTTAGGCCTGTCGACCGACGCGAGTTATCGCTTCGAGCGTGGCGTCGATCCGAATCTGGCGCCGGTCGCTCTCGAGCGCACGGCGCAACTCATCATCGCTGTCGCCGGAGGACGCGTCGAGGATGCGCCGGTTGATATTTACCCGGGCGAGCAGCTGCCGTCGCCGCTGACGCTGCGTGCCTCACGAGTGGGCAAGGTGCTCGGCGAGCCCGTCGCGGCGGAGGACACGGCGTCGCTGTTGCGGTCGATCGGCTTCGACGCACGCGTCGAGTCGCGAGACGTCGTGCGCGTGATGGCGCCGTCGTGGCGGAGCGACATCCTTCGCGAGATCGATCTGATCGAGGAAGTCGCGCGGCTGCGCGGCTACGATAGCTTCCCTGACGAGATCCGACCCTTCCGGGCCGGCAACGTCCCGGACGACCCGCAGTGGCTCGTGGCGCGACGTGTCCGGGACGTGCTCGTGGGGGCGGGACTTCTCGAAACGCGACCGATGCCGTTCGTCTCCGGCGCGTCGAAGGGGTTCGTGCGAGTTGCGAATCCACTCAACGAGAATGAGCCCTACCTCCGGCGCGACATTCTCGACACCCTCGCGCGTCGAGCGGAGTTCAACGTCGGGCGCATGCAGGGCGACGTGCGGCTGTTCGAGATCGGCTCCGTCTTCATGGCGACTGCCGATGCGATGCCGCGTGAGGAGCTGCACGTCGGCGCGCTGATCATGGGGCGGCGCCGCCCCTCGCATTTCAGCGATCCGAAGACCGACGAATTCGAGCGCGCGATGACGTTCGATCAGTGGGACGCAAAGGCGCTCGCCGAGCTCGCCGCGGGAGAGACGTTCAGAGGTGCTGTCATCACGCTCGAGGAAGGCAAAGATGTTGAGCTCTGGCGAATTGTCGTCGACGGAACCGCAGTCGGGCTGGTGCGCCAGGTTGCTCTCGACGCGCAGGTCTGGGCGAAGCCGGCGTTTGGCGTCGAGGTCTCGCTCGGCGTCATCGATTCGAGTATCGTTGCGCCGGCGGGCGAGAACGCGCACCGCGCGCCGGAGTACCCGTCGATCAAGGTGGGCCCATTCATTCCGCTGCCGTCGCAGCCGGCGTCCCCGATTGACATCGCGCTCCTCGTACCGGATGGTGTAAAGGCGCACGACATCGAGAAGGCGATTCGATCTGTTTCGGGAGACACGCTCGAGTCGGTCGTCCTCGTCGACGAGTACGCGGGAAAGAACATCGAGTCCGGGCACCGCAGTCTCGCCTGGCGTTTGACCTTCCGTCATCCAGAGCGCACACTCAGCGCGAAGGAGATCGAAGGCAGACGGACGAATGTGCTACGTCATTTGGAGAAGATGCTGAATGTCCGCGCACGCACGAACTGA
- the zapA gene encoding cell division protein ZapA: MSNKRNVVKVMILNEEYNIRSDTSVEQTRAVAEYVDRAIRQVMASGMIVETNKAAILAALQIAGELFESRENSDQLSQSIRTLSEETRELLAIPARTTQ; the protein is encoded by the coding sequence ATGAGCAACAAACGAAATGTCGTGAAGGTGATGATCCTCAACGAGGAGTACAACATCCGTAGCGACACGTCGGTCGAACAAACGCGAGCCGTGGCCGAGTACGTCGATCGTGCGATCCGGCAGGTAATGGCGTCGGGGATGATCGTCGAAACGAACAAGGCCGCGATTCTCGCGGCCCTCCAGATCGCTGGCGAGCTGTTCGAGTCCCGGGAGAATTCCGATCAGCTCTCGCAATCGATTCGAACGTTGAGCGAGGAGACGCGAGAGTTGCTCGCTATCCCGGCGCGCACAACACAATAA
- a CDS encoding GxxExxY protein, whose translation MPTIQLVEEKLTRSVIGAFYDVYNELGFGHFEHVYKAALERELLARGHQVGREVAVMVMYKGEALAMERLDMIVDGKVVVEVKSTAELHPSAMRQTYSYLRATHLQVGLVLHFGLEPKFHRVVELRKRATTTKHITDRTDSADPTDQSLTVGPTAATNAEG comes from the coding sequence ATGCCGACAATTCAGCTGGTTGAAGAGAAGCTCACGCGCTCTGTCATAGGTGCCTTCTATGACGTCTACAACGAATTGGGCTTCGGGCATTTCGAGCACGTCTACAAAGCCGCTTTGGAGCGTGAGCTGTTGGCGCGAGGTCATCAAGTTGGCCGCGAGGTCGCCGTAATGGTGATGTACAAGGGTGAGGCTCTGGCGATGGAGCGTCTCGACATGATTGTCGACGGCAAAGTCGTCGTCGAGGTCAAGTCGACGGCGGAGCTTCATCCATCGGCGATGCGGCAGACGTACAGCTACCTTCGAGCGACTCATCTGCAGGTTGGACTGGTGCTTCACTTCGGCTTGGAGCCGAAATTCCATCGCGTGGTCGAGCTTCGAAAACGAGCCACAACGACAAAGCACATTACGGATCGGACGGATTCAGCTGATCCAACGGATCAAAGCTTGACCGTTGGACCTACTGCTGCAACGAACGCTGAAGGCTGA